In one window of Episyrphus balteatus chromosome 3, idEpiBalt1.1, whole genome shotgun sequence DNA:
- the LOC129914316 gene encoding putative aminopeptidase W07G4.4 isoform X2, translating to MAEAHKLVPCTVKLAKFIKKSGCDVLCVIDKQIPSELVDQFNEFRAFDKAFDSVVSCFKSQNLDLPVVYSPIAELNDYHDVRAYQQAAAKSLSRAIKAGFQSPLLLVPQSKIFSNAELCTVLGALEELYVPIQLREDVPEKKQRITNLSLMISNPKAEQIYKEALLLESGRFVARDIGVGDPERMCPTNVEQYIKTIFPSLKMDIISDIDVLTKEYPLFAAVNRAASTVKRHQGRIIFLEYKPPQPAKKTLMLVGKGVCYDTGGADIKAGGIMAGMSRDKCGAAAVAGFMQIVQEQKPADVNVIAALCLVRNSVGEESYVADEVITSRAGVRVRVGNTDAEGRMCMADALCRMKEIANERNLPDPHLFTIATLTGHACLAVGEGYSIVIDNSVAQQAGHALKLQEIGTSFGEPFEISKLRHDDFDFNCGKVIGEDIVQCNNAASSRTPRGHQVPAAFMIVTTGLEKHGLQSEKPLKYTHLDIAASAGEYPKMPTGIPVIALAKTHL from the exons ATGGCAGAAGCTCACAA ACTTGTGCCATGCACAGTAAAATTGGCgaaattcatcaaaaaatctGGTTGTGATGTTTTGTGTGTGATTGACAAACAAATCCCTTCAGAGTTGGTTGATCAATTCAATGAATTCCGAGCATTTGATAAGGCTTTTGATAGTGTG gtttcaTGCTTTAAATCCCAGAATTTAGATCTTCCAGTGGTGTATTCTCCCATTGCTGAACTTAATGATTATCATGATGTACGCGCTTACCAACAAGCTGCTGCAAAATCGCTAAGTCGAGCAATTAAG GCTGGATTTCAATCACCATTGCTCTTGGTTCCTCAAAGCAAAATCTTTTCCAATGCTGAACTGTGTACAGTTTTGGGAGCTCTCGAAGAGCTTTATGTT CCAATTCAATTGCGTGAAGATGTTCCCGAAAAGAAACAACGCATTACTAATCTCTCTTTGATGATATCCAATCCTAAAGCTGAACAAATCTATAAAGAAGCATTGCTTTTAGAATCAGGAAGATTTGTTGCTCGTGATATTg GTGTTGGTGATCCAGAAAGAATGTGTCCAACAAATGTTGAGCAATATATTAAAACTATCTTCCCTTCACTTAAAATGGATATAATAAGCGATATTGATGTTCTGACAAAGGAATATCCATTGTTTGCTGCTGTGAATAGAGCAGCCAGCACTGTGAAACGTCATCAAGGAcgaattatatttttggaaTACAAACCACCACAGCCAGCTAAGAAAACATTGATGTTGGTTGGTAAGGGAGTATGCTACGATACTGGTGGCGCTGATATTAAAGCTGGTGGAATCATGGCTGGTATGTCAAGGGATAAGTGTGGAGCTGCCGCTGTAGCTGGATTTATGCAG attgtTCAAGAACAAAAGCCAGCCGATGTGAATGTCATTGCTGCCCTATGTTTGGTCCGTAACTCAGTTGGTGAAGAATCCTATGTAGCAGATGAAGTTATCACCTCTAGAGCTGGAGTTCGTGTTCGTGTTGGTAACACAGATGCCGAAGGTCGAATGTGTATGGCCGATGCTCTTTGCCGCATGAAGGAAATCGCCAATGAACGCAACTTGCCAGATCCCCATTTGTTCACAATTGCCACTTTAACAGGACACGCATGCCTCGCTGTTGGAGAAGGCTATTCGATTGTAATTGACAATAGCGTAGCCCAGCAGGCTGGTCATGCTTTAAAATTACAAGAAATCGGTACTTCATTTGGAGaaccatttgaaatttccaaattgCGACAcgatgattttgattttaattgtgGAAAAGTCATTGGAGAAGATATTGTCCAATGTAATAATGCTGCCTCGTCAAGAACTCCCCGTGGTCATCAG gTCCCAGCTGCATTTATGATTGTTACAACTGGTTTAGAAAAACACGGTCTCCAATCGGAAAAACCACTTAAGTATACCCACTTGGACATTGCCGCCAGTGCTGGAGAATATCCAAAAATGCCAACTGGTATCCCAGTCATTGCCCTAGCTAAAACTCATCTTTga
- the LOC129914606 gene encoding protein BCCIP homolog, translated as MSSNKKKNIEPMDQDSSDDSETESENEGPHPDAYTGNEEIQVDFEGRSPTDTDFHGLTQLFHQLFLKAHLNVNELAEIVIAQNYVGSVIFQSEIDGEDEDTEDEDMYDSNMIFGITTAINMTAKKDKQCIEQLRSYVISKAEKHATDATLVHLRDVLSNEARPVGFLINERFINIPPQISVPLLENLHKEIKQANQRKMPFEFVYFLMIIKFHRREAKKNKPAEDVYVNAEEEVIAKNAVQSFEYSVAGECDSGLSGDWLEDDDALTPYRKVVLFDASKLPHLIDAIQTFINNE; from the exons ATGTCatccaacaagaaaaaaaatatcgaaccAATGGACCAAGATTCCAGTGATGATTCTGAAACTGAGTCTGAGAACGAAGGACCACATCCAGATGCATACACAGGAAATgag GAAATCCAAGTTGATTTCGAAGGTCGCAGTCCAACAGACACCGATTTTCATGGACTCACTCAATTATTTCATCAATTATTCCTCAAGGCACATCTCAATGTGAATGAATTGGCCGAAATTGTCATTG CACAAAACTATGTTGGCAGTGTAATATTCCAAAGCGAAATTGATGGCGAAGATGAGGACACCGAAGACGAGGACATGTACGATTCGAATATGATTTTTGGCATCACAACAGCCATCAATATGACAGCGAAAAAAGACAAACAATGCATCGAACAGTTGCGTTCTTATGTCATTTCCAAAGCTGAGAAGCACGCGACAGATGCAACTCTCGTTCATCTCCGAGATGTTCTCAGTAACGAAGCTAGACCCGTTGGATTCCTTATCAACGAGCGATTTATAAATATTCCTCCACAAATCTCTGTGCCATTGTTGGAAAATTTGCACAAAGAAATCAAACAAGCTAATCAAAGGAAGATGCCTTTTGAGTTTGTTTACTTTTTGATGATTATTAAATTCCATCGGCGTGAGGCGAAAAAGAATAAACCCGCCGAGGATGTTTATGTCAATGCTGAAGAGGAAGTTATTGCTAAAAATGCAGTACAGAGTTTTGAATATTCTGTGGCTGGAGAGTGTGATAGTGGATTGTCGGGTGATTGGTTGGAGGACGATGATGCATTGACTCCTTATAGAAAAGTTGTTTTATTTGATGCTAGCAAGTTGCCACATTTAATCGATGCGATACAGACTTTTATTAATAATGAATAA
- the LOC129914205 gene encoding COX assembly mitochondrial protein 2 homolog yields the protein MHTDLSAHLHTPECNKIINDLKDCHAQNTFGKFIGICNDLDNLLVKCLKQERINRSAANRAKAREQQKVIREKMQQPGNPYI from the exons ATGCACACAGATTTATCAGCCCATTTGCATACTCCCGaatgtaataaaattattaacgaTTTAAAAGACTGCCACGCACAA AACACCTTTGGTAAGTTTATCGGAATTTGCAACGATCTGGACAATCTATTAGTCAAGTGCCTCAAACAGGAACGTATAAATAGATCAGCAGCAAATCGTGCCAAGGCTCGTGAACAGCAAAAAGTCATTCGAGAGAAAATGCAACAACCTGGAAATCCTTATatataa
- the LOC129914316 gene encoding putative aminopeptidase W07G4.4 isoform X1 — MGGIDRLVPCTVKLAKFIKKSGCDVLCVIDKQIPSELVDQFNEFRAFDKAFDSVVSCFKSQNLDLPVVYSPIAELNDYHDVRAYQQAAAKSLSRAIKAGFQSPLLLVPQSKIFSNAELCTVLGALEELYVPIQLREDVPEKKQRITNLSLMISNPKAEQIYKEALLLESGRFVARDIGVGDPERMCPTNVEQYIKTIFPSLKMDIISDIDVLTKEYPLFAAVNRAASTVKRHQGRIIFLEYKPPQPAKKTLMLVGKGVCYDTGGADIKAGGIMAGMSRDKCGAAAVAGFMQIVQEQKPADVNVIAALCLVRNSVGEESYVADEVITSRAGVRVRVGNTDAEGRMCMADALCRMKEIANERNLPDPHLFTIATLTGHACLAVGEGYSIVIDNSVAQQAGHALKLQEIGTSFGEPFEISKLRHDDFDFNCGKVIGEDIVQCNNAASSRTPRGHQVPAAFMIVTTGLEKHGLQSEKPLKYTHLDIAASAGEYPKMPTGIPVIALAKTHL; from the exons ATGGGAGGAATAGACAG ACTTGTGCCATGCACAGTAAAATTGGCgaaattcatcaaaaaatctGGTTGTGATGTTTTGTGTGTGATTGACAAACAAATCCCTTCAGAGTTGGTTGATCAATTCAATGAATTCCGAGCATTTGATAAGGCTTTTGATAGTGTG gtttcaTGCTTTAAATCCCAGAATTTAGATCTTCCAGTGGTGTATTCTCCCATTGCTGAACTTAATGATTATCATGATGTACGCGCTTACCAACAAGCTGCTGCAAAATCGCTAAGTCGAGCAATTAAG GCTGGATTTCAATCACCATTGCTCTTGGTTCCTCAAAGCAAAATCTTTTCCAATGCTGAACTGTGTACAGTTTTGGGAGCTCTCGAAGAGCTTTATGTT CCAATTCAATTGCGTGAAGATGTTCCCGAAAAGAAACAACGCATTACTAATCTCTCTTTGATGATATCCAATCCTAAAGCTGAACAAATCTATAAAGAAGCATTGCTTTTAGAATCAGGAAGATTTGTTGCTCGTGATATTg GTGTTGGTGATCCAGAAAGAATGTGTCCAACAAATGTTGAGCAATATATTAAAACTATCTTCCCTTCACTTAAAATGGATATAATAAGCGATATTGATGTTCTGACAAAGGAATATCCATTGTTTGCTGCTGTGAATAGAGCAGCCAGCACTGTGAAACGTCATCAAGGAcgaattatatttttggaaTACAAACCACCACAGCCAGCTAAGAAAACATTGATGTTGGTTGGTAAGGGAGTATGCTACGATACTGGTGGCGCTGATATTAAAGCTGGTGGAATCATGGCTGGTATGTCAAGGGATAAGTGTGGAGCTGCCGCTGTAGCTGGATTTATGCAG attgtTCAAGAACAAAAGCCAGCCGATGTGAATGTCATTGCTGCCCTATGTTTGGTCCGTAACTCAGTTGGTGAAGAATCCTATGTAGCAGATGAAGTTATCACCTCTAGAGCTGGAGTTCGTGTTCGTGTTGGTAACACAGATGCCGAAGGTCGAATGTGTATGGCCGATGCTCTTTGCCGCATGAAGGAAATCGCCAATGAACGCAACTTGCCAGATCCCCATTTGTTCACAATTGCCACTTTAACAGGACACGCATGCCTCGCTGTTGGAGAAGGCTATTCGATTGTAATTGACAATAGCGTAGCCCAGCAGGCTGGTCATGCTTTAAAATTACAAGAAATCGGTACTTCATTTGGAGaaccatttgaaatttccaaattgCGACAcgatgattttgattttaattgtgGAAAAGTCATTGGAGAAGATATTGTCCAATGTAATAATGCTGCCTCGTCAAGAACTCCCCGTGGTCATCAG gTCCCAGCTGCATTTATGATTGTTACAACTGGTTTAGAAAAACACGGTCTCCAATCGGAAAAACCACTTAAGTATACCCACTTGGACATTGCCGCCAGTGCTGGAGAATATCCAAAAATGCCAACTGGTATCCCAGTCATTGCCCTAGCTAAAACTCATCTTTga
- the LOC129914204 gene encoding protein Abitram, with amino-acid sequence MNPLAEFYFTQEKEEICGLPVSSITEEYIEDNPSIVDRYYTRYYYIKPGQREEPYLVLFHSNRVCLICLAPEHSVFKNGIEGISFNIGNMDRSQNQVSGKGKKGGMALQQDSTLALVSGKDGQTYKVPSCIKGKLIEVNPRILKKPELMGDIGDGYLAIVLPKPEHCNEIRASLLTDEQYRVHLNEKISKDPITE; translated from the coding sequence atgAATCCCTTAGCCGAGTTCTATTTTAcccaagaaaaagaagaaatctGTGGTCTTCCAGTTTCTTCAATTACCGAAGAATACATTGAAGACAATCCATCGATTGTAGACAGATACTACACTCGTTATTATTATATTAAGCCTGGTCAAAGAGAAGAACCATATTTGGTCCTTTTTCACTCAAATCGGGTTTGTTTGATTTGCTTAGCTCCAGAGCATTCAGTTTTTAAGAATGGTATTGAAGGAATTTCCTTTAATATCGGAAATATGGACCGAAGTCAGAATCAAGTGAGTGGAAAAGGGAAGAAGGGTGGCATGGCTTTGCAACAAGATTCCACTTTGGCTCTTGTTAGTGGAAAAGATGGACAAACTTATAAAGTACCGAGTTGTATCAAAGGGAAATTGATTGAAGTCAATCCTAGAATTCTTAAGAAACCGGAACTAATGGGAGATATTGGAGATGGATATTTGGCTATTGTTCTACCCAAACCAGAACATTGCAATGAAATTCGTGCAAGTTTACTCACAGATGAGCAGTATAGAGTACATTTAAATGAGAAGATTTCCAAGGATCCAATAACTGAGTGA